The following coding sequences are from one Ornithodoros turicata isolate Travis chromosome 1, ASM3712646v1, whole genome shotgun sequence window:
- the LOC135395144 gene encoding uncharacterized protein LOC135395144, giving the protein MAQKYHRSRCHRNSAVLPVERSRAAMKAVVIVLSSLAALAHAGDVGGGYGGGYSGTGQEAELHVADGGFGGGHYAGGHGGFGNGVEFGGGHGGGHGVHEGVSDGRVVRVGRPSHKHLATISIVKQPVVKQSYVTRRVVNHVRVPVTTVWQNVRPIVRSHGGGYGGYGVGGGHGVGGGSGFAGGYDHASGQGLGAVYGFGGGSGHGGGYGGLGVGHGVGGNYGKGWQ; this is encoded by the exons atGGCGCAGAAGTATCATCGCAGTCGGTGTCATCGGAACAGCGCTGTTCTTCCCGTAGAGCGTAGCAGGGCAGCTATGAAGGCAGTC GTCATCGTCCTATCTTCCCTTGCGGCTTTGGCCCACGCTGGCGACGTCGGCGGCGGTTACGGCGGCGGTTACTCCGGTACTGGCCAAGAAGCGGAACTGCACGTTGCCGATGGAGGATTCGGTGGTGGTCACTACGCTGGTGGACACGGCGGGTTCGGCAACGGCGTAGAGTTCGGCGGTGGACACGGTGGTGGTCACGGAGTACACGAGGGCGTATCCGATGGACGTGTTGTTCGCGTCGGTCGCCCTTCTCATAAGCACCTCGCGACTATATCCATAGTCAAGCAGCCGGTAGTGAAGCAAAGCTACGTCACTCGTCGAGTTGTCAATCACGTACGGGTTCCCGTGACCACTGTGTGGCAGAACGTGAGACCGATTGTTCGAAGTCACGGCGGAGGATACGGGGGGTACGGTGTCGGCGGGGGCCACGGTGTTGGAGGAGGATCCGGCTTCGCTGGAGGCTACGACCATGCAAGTGGACAAGGGCTGGGTGCAGTCTACGGCTTCGGTGGTGGAAGTGGCCATGGTGGAGGCTATGGAGGTTTGGGTGTGGGCCACGGTGTGGGTGGGAACTATGGCAAAGGGTGGCAATGA